GCGTGGTGACGGTGACCACGCCGTATCCATGTCCGTCCAGCTCGGTCCACCGTACGTGCGGGTTGGTGGCGCGCAGCAGTCCGGCGGCGAGGGCGCTGAGAGCGTTGCCGGCGGGCAGGCCGAGGAAGTCGTCGACGTTGTCGCTCGTCACCGACGGCACGACGAACTCCACGGCGGCGGGTCGGTTCGGCCCGGTCGACCTGGTGGTGATCTCGTTCGCCCACGAGGTGTGGATGTCGCCGGTGAGGAAGACGACATCGGTGGTGCCGGCCCGCTGGAGCTCGTCGACCAGCGCGTTGCGGTCGGCGTTGTAGCCATCCCACTGGTCGACGTTGAGGATCAACCCGTTCTCCGGGATCCCCAGTAGCCGTCCGAGCGGGCCGAGCAACCAGGCCGGTAGCGAACCGACGTCCAGCCGGGCGATCATCACCGGGTTGCCGACCAGCTTCCACCGGGCGTCGGAGTCGACCAGCCCGGTACGCAGCCACCGCATCTGGTCTGCGCCGGTGATGGTCCGGGTCGGGTCGTCGACGGCGACGCCGGAGGCCTGCTCGGACCGGTGGGTCCGCAGATCCAGCAGGGACAGCTCGGCGAGCCGACCGAAGCGCAGCCGCCGGTAGATGTGGCCGTCCGATCCGACGCGGACGGGCATCCACTCGAAGTAGGCCTGCCGGGCGGCGGCCAGCCGCCGCCCCCAGTCACCTTCGACGCCGGGCGTGTGGTTCTCGGCGCCGCCGGACCACTGGTCGTTGGCGACCTCGTGGTCGTCCCAGGTGATCGCCCACGGAACGGCCGCGTGCAGGGCCTGCAGGTCCGGGTCGCTTTTGTACAGTGCGTGCCGGACGCGGTAGTCGGCGAGGCTGAGGGTCTCGTGTGCCGGCCGCACCGGCCGGACCACCCGGTCGCCGGCGGCGAACTCGCCTGTACCGTATTCGTACAGGTAGTCACCGAGGTGGACGACGAGGTCGAGGTCCGTACGCCGGGCCAGGTGGCGGTAGGCGGCGAAGTGCCCGGCCTCCCAGTTGGCGCAGGACACGACACCGACGCGCAGCTCGTCGACATCCGCGGTGGCGGCCGGGGCGGTAGTCGTACGGCCGACCGGCGACCACTGGCCCTGGTAGCCGAAGCGATACCAGTAGGTGGTGCCGGGAGCCAGGCCGACGCAGTCGACCTTCACGGTGTGGTCGCGCGATGCTCCGGTGGCGATGGTGCCAGCGGCGGCCAGGACGGTGAAGTCGGGGTCGGTGGCCACCTGCCAGGTGAGAGTCACGTCAGGTCCGTCGCCCGATCCGGGGGTGGCGTCGTCGGTGGGGGTGACCCTGGTCCACAGCAGGACGCCGTCGGGTGTCGGGTCGCCGGAGGCGACGCCGTGGCGGAACGCTGCGTCCGCCGCGTGGGCGGGATCGGCCGAGTGGAGCACCGCGCCGGCCAGGACAGCGGTGCCGGCCGAGGTTCCGGCGATCCGCAACAAGGTACGCCGGTCGATGGAGGTCGTCATGACCTTTGTGTCTAGTCGGTCCGGTGCGGATCCTGATCCTGTCGTCCGAGGATTTCGTCGAGTCTTCGTCTCTCGTTCCGGCGGCGCTCGGTCTGCCACGGTGTGACGTAGCGGGCGACGCCGGGGCGTTCCGGTCGGCGCAGCATCAGTAGGGCGCAGATGCCGGCGACGAGGAGAGCGTTCGCCGCCAGCAGGATGCCGCTGAGCGGATCGATGTTGTGTACGTGGCCGGCTTCGGCCAGCAGCGCGTCGACGTCGGGTTGCGCACTGGCCGGGGGGCGACCGGTGCCGACGCTGAACCGGAGGACGCCCCGTGCCTCGCCGCCGTCGGTGAATTCGACGTGGTAGGCCACGGTGAGGTCGCCGGTGACGTCACCCAGCCGTACGGGTTGGCGCAGCTGGTGGTCGGGGCCGGGGCGCAGCGGTCCGGCGTTGTGTACGGTGCCCGCGTCGTCGGCGACCGCCACGTGTGAGTCGGCCAGCCGCACTTCAGCGGAGAAGGCGAGTTCGACGGCTTCCGGGGCGTGCGGCAGGCTGGCCTGATCAGGTGGATTGGCGGTGGTGATGCTGGCCGGCTGGGTACCGCTGGTCCCGCCGGCGCAGGCGGCGGGGACGAGCAGCGTGAGGCCGGCCAGCACCATGCCCAGCGGGCGGCCGAGCGGCATGTCAGGCCGTGGCCGTGGCCGAGGGGGAGGACGTCGGCAGGTTCCTGGCCGGCTTGTGGACGCAGCTGCACGACGAGGCGTCGAGCTCGGCCTGGTTGGGGCGCAGGTGCAGGTACATCGCGACGAGCATCGGAAGGAACACGACCGAGTTGTAGAACAGGTGGAGCTCGACGCGGGCGATCACCAGTTGGACGATGCTGGTCGGCACGGCCGCGCCGAACAGGTTGGCGCCGACCTGGACCTGGATGAGCAGCAGCAGGTGCTCGATGTGGTGCCAGAACTGAATCACCAGGGCGATCGTCCACCACGTCTTGGCTCTGCCGACGAAGCCGGGTCGGAGCAGGAACAGGCCGATGAGCATGATGATCGCGTACGCGTAGTGCAGCCATTCCTCGGTGACCAGCCAGGGAAAGTAGTGGCCGAGTACGCCTCGCGACTGTGGGCGGGGCATGCCGAGTACCCAGATCTGGTAGGCCTGCACGAGGTGCTCGGCCCAGTGGGCGATGACGATCAAGAGGTAGATGTTGAGGGCACTGCGGTGGTGCCGTCCGTTGAGCTGGGCGAGGAATCCGGCACGGGCGGGACGGGCGGTGGCCATAGGGGACCTCTTCCTCGGGGCAGGGTGGTCCGTCACCCAGGAGTATATGAGCGTGGCGTGCGCGGGCGGTTCTTCAAATATGCGGGCCTAGGGCTTTTCGAACGTACGGGCCGGCGCGCTGCCGGGTGTGGTCGAGGCATGCCGTCGGCCGGCTGTCCAGCTGTTGTCGGCAAGCCGATAGCGCGACGTCGGGTGCGGCGCGGAGTCGGCTGTGGCGTTATGGTCGTGCGGGCGTCTACACAGGAGTGGGCAGGATGCGGCGAGGATGGCGGGTGCGAGGCTTCGGGCGTGACCGTGACCGTGACCGCGCCACGTCGGCCGTCTGGGCGGTACGGTGCGCCGTGTTCGCGGCGGGACTGGGCGGCACCTACCTCGCGTTGATGGTGGCTGCTGGCCCGGTGGCCGCCGATCGGTCCGGTCCGGTCGTCCCGGACGCGCTCGCCGGCGCCGAGGTGCCCACCGTCGTCGGCGCGGTCGCCCCGTCGGTCCTCGCTGCGATCGATCGGCCGGATCGGCTGGAACAGCCGATCGGGTCGTCGTCGCCGGTGGTCGGACTGTTGACGTCGGGTGAGCGGCCGGCGACGGACGGGGCTCGCGGGGTCGATGGCGTCCGTCGCCCGGACCGGGGTGCTCCTCGTCGGGGTGCCCGTCCGGCCGATCCTGCCGCGCCGTCGACGGTGGCCGGTTCCGGCCGGGGCGCCGTCGACGGCGGCCGGGCCGGGCGCGGTGATCGGCTCGACCGGCGTGCCGGCGGCGAGAACGGTGGTCCGGCTGCCGGCGAGACTGGCGGTCCGGCCGGCGGCGACCCGGTCGTCGGCCGCGCGGACCGGGAACCGCCCGCTGTCGATACCGGGCGTCCGGCTACACCGGATTCGCCAGTGCTGTCCGGTGTGGCCGCCGTGCCCGGCCGGCCAGGCGCGCCGGCCGGTGCTGATCGTGTGCGGGACCACCTCGACGTCACACCGGGCGGCGAGATCCTCCGGATCGTGGCGCTGGTCGATCACCTTCGCCGTGTCGGTGGTGCCGTGTGGGACACCGCCGCCACGGCCGTGGCGATCGTCGGTGCGACGGTGCGGGACCGGATCGGCTGGTCGCCCTCGCCACGGCCGTCGGCTCCTGGCCCGCCGGACACGCCGTGGCCCGCCCGGTCCGGTGTCGCCGGCCCGGTCCAGATGCTTCCGGCCGTACCCCCTGTCGGGCCGTCGGCCGGTGTTCGTTCGTCTCCCGTCGCGTCCGCTTCGCTCGCCGGCGCCGAGCCGGCCGGACGAACCGAGGGTACGGCCGGGCTCTTCGCTTCTGCGCTGGTCGCCGCGTCGGCGGGCACCATCGGAGCCGCGACGACCAACGTCGGTGTCGGTTCCCTTCCCCTCCGGCGTCCGGCTCCGTCCGAGCCGGGCACCGGATCCCAACCCGCCGGTCCCGCGACGGCCGGCTCCTCCTCGACTGTCGATCCGCCGACCGCTGTGGGCGGCGTCCGGGGCGTCCGGCCGCCGGCCGGCCGGCCCTTGGTCGTGTCCGCGACGGATCACCACGGCGACGGCCGATCTTCCGCTCCCGCCGAGTCACCTGGCTGACCGCTGGTCCGCGGCGGCCACGCCGACCAGCGTCCCTTGCTGGTCGGTCCGACCCTGGGCCGGTGGTACCGGGCCGGGTAGCCCGCCGTTGTGCTGTCCAGGCGCCGGTCGTCGGCGGGGTGGCCGCCGGTCGATCGGCGTATTCGCCAGATGGGATCCACAGCGGAGACATACGTTGATCGAGATCATGATCGTGGAAGCGGTCGGCTTGTTACGCGGCGCGCTGGACGCCGTATTGTCCAGTCAGGATGACCTGCGAGTGGTTGCTGGCGTCGCGGACGTCGGCCGGCTCGCGCAGGAGGTTCGTCGGGTTCGCCCGGACGTGGTGGTGATCGGCACCAAGCGGTTCGGGCCGGAGTTGGCCGGGGTCGCGGCCGAGGTGAGCGCGACGTCGCCGACGAGCCGTCTGTTGGTGTTGTGCGCCGAGCGCAGCCCGGAATCGTTGGCGGCGGCGCTGCGGGCCGGGGTGCGCGGGTTCGTCGACGCGGACATCGCGCCGGCCGACCTGATGGACCTGGTCCGCCGGGTCAGCGCCGGTGAACGCGTCGTGGACGGCGCGATGGCGGTCGCGGCGCTACGACCCTCCGCCAACCCGTTGACCAGCCGGGAACGGCAGGTGCTGTGGGCGGTGGCGGACGGTCTCCCGTTGCGGGAGATCGGCCGTGATCAGCATCTCGCGTACGGCACGGTGCGAAACCACCTGTCCCGGATTCTGCGGAAGACCGGTGCCCGCAACCGGCTGGAGGCCGTTCGTCGGGCGCAGGAGGAAGGGTGGATCTGACCTGATCGACCGGCGGACCGGACATCGATCGATTGCGATCATCGTTTGGTGTGCGGTCCGCCGGCCTCGGCCATCGAGCGCACCGTACGGTGGTGTGTTTGAATCGTTACTGTTGGTGGTCCATCGTGTTTCGTGGGTGTCGAGAGGGGCATGGATGATCCGGGTGCTGCTTGCGCTGGACGGGGCACTGATGCGCGGCTCGCTGGCGTTCGTACTGTCCGCTGAGCCGGACATCGAGGTGGTCGCCGAGGTGCGAACCGCGGATCGGATCGGCCCGGCCGTCTACGCGGTGCGGCCCGATGTCGCTGTCGTCGACCTCGCGGTGTACGGAGCGGATGGTCCACCGCAGTGCGCCGGGCCCTGTGAACTGCCCGCCCCGGTGCTGGTCCTCGCCGCCGCGCGACGGGTCGCGCAGTTACGCAGAGCGCTGGTCCAGCAGACCAGCACCGTCGGGTTCCTCAGCGACGACGTGGCACCGGAGCGGGTCGTCGACGGCATCCGGCGGCTGGCCCGCGACGAGCCGGTCGCCGACGCGGATCTGGTGGTCGAGGCACTCACCACTCGGATTCCGTTCACCGCCCGCGAGCTGCAGGTGCTGGAGATCGCGGCCGAGGGTCATCCGGTCGTGGAGATCGCAGCCCGGCTAGCGTTGTCGCCGGGGACGGTCCGTAACCACTTGTCGCGGGTGACCACCAAGGCCGGCGCGCGGACCCGGATCGAAGCGGTTCGGATCGCCCGGGACGCCGGCTGGATCAGCTGACGGTCCGGCTCCGGTCGGCCGGGTCAGTTGACTGTCCGGGTCCGGTCGGCCGGGACCAGTGCCCGACAAGGGACCGGTAGGTGTCGGACATCTCCAGCTGTTCCTCGTGTCGTCCGAGGACAGCCGGGCCACCGTCGATGAGGAGCACCCGGTCGGCCCGCAGCGCGGAACTGATCCGGTGCGCGATCACGATCAGCGTCCCGGGTCGGGCCATGAACGCCTGTTCCACCCGGGCTTCGACGACTGGGTCCAGGTGGCTGGTCGCCTCGTCGAGGATGACCAGCGGCGCGGGGGACAGGTAGGCCCGGGCCGTCGCCAGCAGCTGTCGTTCGCCGGCGGACAGCGCGGCCGGTCGGACGACGGCGGCCGGCCCGCCGATCCGGTCGATCAGGCCACTTAGTCCGAACACGTCGACGACCCGCCGCAGGTCGTCATCGGTGGCGTCGGGGCGCAGATGGCGCAGGTTGTCGGCGAGCGTGGCGGTGAAGACGTAGGCCTCCTGCGGCACGACGACCCGCAGGGCAGCGAGCGCCGTCGGGTCGAGCCCGGTGACCGGCTGCCCGGCCAGCCGTACCTCGCCCTGTGCGGCGGGCCGCAGCCCGGCCACGACGGCGGCGAACGTCGACTTGCCCGCACCGCTCGGACCGACGACCCCGAGATGTTCACCTGCCGACAGCCGCAGCGTCAGGTTCTCCAGAACCGGTCGCGCGGCCGGTCCGTACCGGAACGTCACATCGCGCAACTGCACCGCCGCCGGCGGCGACGTACCGGTGCCGTCGGCGCGGACGGCGGCCCCGGTACCCACCGGCCTTGACGGCCCGACCACGCCGGTCGACCCGGTCAGCCCGGGCGGCCTTGACGGCGCCGCCCGCCCGCCCGGCCGCCCGCCCGGCGTCGTGCCGGCGTCGTGCCGGCCGGACTCACCGAGAAGCCGGTCGAGGGTGACCACGTAGCGCAGCCCACCACCGGCGACCGTCTGGACCAGGCTCTGCAGCGCTGGCTGCAACGCGGTGGTGACGTAGACCAAGGCTCCGAGGACCGCGCCCGCCGTCAGCCCGCGCCGGACCAGCCACGGCGCGGCGAGCAGGACCGCCACCAGCGGCAACCAGCCACCGATGGCCAGGATCAGGCCGCGGGTCGCCGCGATCCGGGCCAGCCGGCGTTCGGCGACCAGCTGACTGTCGACCCGGCGGCCGACTTCTCCGGTGGCCCACTGGTACGCCCCGCAGGCGGTGATGTCGCGGTGCCCGGTGATCACGTCACTCGCCCGACTGCCGAGCAGCTCACCGGCGTGAACGTAGTCACGGTGGCGCGCCACCATGGTCGGCAGCGCCGCGAGGAACGCCGCCAGGGCGGCGATCAGGGGAACGGTGACCAGGGCGGCGATCGGGGGAGCGAGCGTCACCAACCCGACCAGAGCCGCGGTCGCGGTCACCAGGAATCCACGAACCACCATGAGCAGGCCGGCGAAGGTGTCCCGAACGATCTCCACCTGGTGGGTCAGCCGGGGAACGACCGTGGCCGGCACCGGATCCAGGTCGGCGACCGCGCGGGTGAGCGTGCTGGTCACCACCAGTCTGGTCAGCTGGTCACGGACCGGTTCGACGATCCGGGCCAGGCAGCGGTACGTGTGGTCGGTGCCCACCGCGCCGATCAGGACCACGACGGCGATGCCGCTCAGCCAGAGCATTCCGGTCCCCGGCCGGCCGGCCAGGAAACCGTCGTCGACCGCACGGGCGGTCGCGGCGCCGCCGACCAGGGCAGGTAGCGCCTCCACAAGCGACCACGCGCCGAGGCGACCCAGCTCCGCCGGGTGACGGGTGAGGGCCTGTCGGGTGAACCGGGCCACCGGTGACCGGATCGTCATCGATGCTCTCCGAGGTCCGCGAGCGGTGGAGTCGTTCGGGCCGGGGCAGTCGTCGCGAACACCGCCCGGTAGTCGTCCAGGTACCACAGGTCGCGGTGGTGGCCGACCGCTCGGATCCGTCCGGCGTCGAGCCAGACCACGAGGTCGGCGGCGGCGGCGACCGCGACCCGGTGGGTGACCACGAGCCGGGTGCGGCCGTCGGCCGCACCGGCGACCGCCGCGGAGATCCGGTGCTCGGTCAACGTGTCGAGGCTCGACGTCGCGTCGTCGAGGACCAGCAGCCGGTCCGCCCGCAGCGCCCGCGCCAGCCCGAGCCGTTGCGCTTCGCCGCCGGACATCGGTGCCTGGGCGAGCGGCGTACGGTAGCCGTCCGGTAGGCGCGCCACGAAGTCGTCGATCGCGGCGGCCCGGGCCAGCCGCCGCGCCTCGGCGACCGGAAACGGGTCGCGGCCGAGCCCGATCACCTCGCCGATCGTGTCGCCGGTCAGGATCGGACGTTCGAACCCGATTCCGATCGCCCGGCGTACCG
The sequence above is a segment of the Solwaraspora sp. WMMD406 genome. Coding sequences within it:
- a CDS encoding alkaline phosphatase D family protein, producing the protein MTTSIDRRTLLRIAGTSAGTAVLAGAVLHSADPAHAADAAFRHGVASGDPTPDGVLLWTRVTPTDDATPGSGDGPDVTLTWQVATDPDFTVLAAAGTIATGASRDHTVKVDCVGLAPGTTYWYRFGYQGQWSPVGRTTTAPAATADVDELRVGVVSCANWEAGHFAAYRHLARRTDLDLVVHLGDYLYEYGTGEFAAGDRVVRPVRPAHETLSLADYRVRHALYKSDPDLQALHAAVPWAITWDDHEVANDQWSGGAENHTPGVEGDWGRRLAAARQAYFEWMPVRVGSDGHIYRRLRFGRLAELSLLDLRTHRSEQASGVAVDDPTRTITGADQMRWLRTGLVDSDARWKLVGNPVMIARLDVGSLPAWLLGPLGRLLGIPENGLILNVDQWDGYNADRNALVDELQRAGTTDVVFLTGDIHTSWANEITTRSTGPNRPAAVEFVVPSVTSDNVDDFLGLPAGNALSALAAGLLRATNPHVRWTELDGHGYGVVTVTTQRCRMDWYHLADRTDPASGSSWVAGWSVEAGTAALRREYAPSQSYLG
- a CDS encoding copper resistance CopC family protein, which encodes MPLGRPLGMVLAGLTLLVPAACAGGTSGTQPASITTANPPDQASLPHAPEAVELAFSAEVRLADSHVAVADDAGTVHNAGPLRPGPDHQLRQPVRLGDVTGDLTVAYHVEFTDGGEARGVLRFSVGTGRPPASAQPDVDALLAEAGHVHNIDPLSGILLAANALLVAGICALLMLRRPERPGVARYVTPWQTERRRNERRRLDEILGRQDQDPHRTD
- a CDS encoding response regulator transcription factor codes for the protein MIEIMIVEAVGLLRGALDAVLSSQDDLRVVAGVADVGRLAQEVRRVRPDVVVIGTKRFGPELAGVAAEVSATSPTSRLLVLCAERSPESLAAALRAGVRGFVDADIAPADLMDLVRRVSAGERVVDGAMAVAALRPSANPLTSRERQVLWAVADGLPLREIGRDQHLAYGTVRNHLSRILRKTGARNRLEAVRRAQEEGWI
- a CDS encoding response regulator transcription factor, with product MIRVLLALDGALMRGSLAFVLSAEPDIEVVAEVRTADRIGPAVYAVRPDVAVVDLAVYGADGPPQCAGPCELPAPVLVLAAARRVAQLRRALVQQTSTVGFLSDDVAPERVVDGIRRLARDEPVADADLVVEALTTRIPFTARELQVLEIAAEGHPVVEIAARLALSPGTVRNHLSRVTTKAGARTRIEAVRIARDAGWIS
- a CDS encoding ABC transporter ATP-binding protein; this encodes MTIRSPVARFTRQALTRHPAELGRLGAWSLVEALPALVGGAATARAVDDGFLAGRPGTGMLWLSGIAVVVLIGAVGTDHTYRCLARIVEPVRDQLTRLVVTSTLTRAVADLDPVPATVVPRLTHQVEIVRDTFAGLLMVVRGFLVTATAALVGLVTLAPPIAALVTVPLIAALAAFLAALPTMVARHRDYVHAGELLGSRASDVITGHRDITACGAYQWATGEVGRRVDSQLVAERRLARIAATRGLILAIGGWLPLVAVLLAAPWLVRRGLTAGAVLGALVYVTTALQPALQSLVQTVAGGGLRYVVTLDRLLGESGRHDAGTTPGGRPGGRAAPSRPPGLTGSTGVVGPSRPVGTGAAVRADGTGTSPPAAVQLRDVTFRYGPAARPVLENLTLRLSAGEHLGVVGPSGAGKSTFAAVVAGLRPAAQGEVRLAGQPVTGLDPTALAALRVVVPQEAYVFTATLADNLRHLRPDATDDDLRRVVDVFGLSGLIDRIGGPAAVVRPAALSAGERQLLATARAYLSPAPLVILDEATSHLDPVVEARVEQAFMARPGTLIVIAHRISSALRADRVLLIDGGPAVLGRHEEQLEMSDTYRSLVGHWSRPTGPGQSTDPADRSRTVS